From bacterium, one genomic window encodes:
- the rplU gene encoding 50S ribosomal protein L21, whose product MFAVIELNGKQFLIKEGDKIKIQSPKVGEIKVLLLAEQRGLNADQRGKSQRESALSLQESAWDVKIGTPYLDGKKVETKILKQGRERKKIVFRYQSKTRRRKKAGHRQHYTDLEIVSIK is encoded by the coding sequence ATGTTCGCAGTAATTGAACTCAACGGAAAACAATTTCTAATCAAAGAAGGTGACAAGATCAAAATTCAATCGCCAAAAGTCGGCGAAATTAAAGTTTTATTGCTCGCAGAACAACGCGGACTAAACGCAGACCAACGCGGAAAAAGTCAGCGTGAGTCCGCGTTAAGTCTGCAAGAGTCAGCGTGGGATGTAAAAATCGGAACTCCGTATTTGGACGGCAAAAAAGTGGAAACCAAAATTTTAAAACAGGGGAGAGAAAGAAAGAAAATTGTTTTCCGCTATCAGTCAAAAACCCGCCGCCGGAAGAAAGCGGGCCACCGCCAGCATTATACGGATTTGGAAATAGTTTCAATAAAATAA
- the recR gene encoding recombination mediator RecR: MFPEPIKNFIEIFSKLPSIGPRLATRLAFYLANSGKNEIENLEKSIGNLKKLKTCERCFFIYTENCPVCSDENRSKDIIAIIEKENDLISLEKTGKFSGQYFILGGLAKNGELDPSQKLRLKSLAERIKKEFGGQVKEIIIALSPTTFGDFTASLIEKELKPLAQKISHLAKGVPTGGEIEFADEETLKSALEKRI; encoded by the coding sequence ATGTTTCCCGAACCGATTAAAAATTTTATTGAAATTTTTTCCAAGCTTCCTTCAATCGGACCGCGATTAGCCACCCGTCTGGCTTTCTATCTGGCGAACAGCGGAAAAAACGAAATTGAAAACCTGGAAAAATCAATTGGTAATCTAAAAAAACTTAAAACCTGCGAGCGTTGTTTTTTTATTTATACCGAAAATTGCCCTGTCTGTTCTGATGAGAACAGAAGCAAGGATATAATTGCCATCATTGAAAAAGAAAACGATTTAATTTCGCTGGAAAAAACCGGAAAATTCAGCGGCCAATATTTTATTCTGGGCGGCTTGGCCAAAAACGGCGAATTGGATCCCAGCCAAAAATTGCGGCTTAAAAGTTTGGCCGAAAGAATCAAAAAAGAATTTGGCGGGCAAGTAAAAGAAATTATTATCGCTTTAAGTCCTACAACCTTCGGCGATTTTACCGCTTCCTTGATTGAAAAAGAACTAAAACCTCTGGCTCAAAAAATCAGCCATCTGGCAAAAGGCGTACCGACCGGAGGAGAAATTGAGTTTGCCGATGAAGAAACTTTAAAAAGCGCCCTGGAAAAAAGAATATAA